From the Cucurbita pepo subsp. pepo cultivar mu-cu-16 chromosome LG05, ASM280686v2, whole genome shotgun sequence genome, one window contains:
- the LOC111795883 gene encoding histone deacetylase 9 isoform X1 — translation MRFKDRISYFYDGDVGSVYFGPNHPMKPHRLCMTHHLVLSYELHKKMEIYRPHKAYPVELAQFHSADYVEFLHRINPDTQHLFSNELAKYNLGEDCPVFENLFEFCQIYAGGTIDAARRLNHQLCDIAINWAGGLHHAKKCEASGFCYINDLVLGILELLKYHSRVLYIDIDVHHGDGVEEAFYFTDRVMTVSFHKFGDLFFPGTGDVKEIGEREGKFYAINVPLKDGIDDGSFTRLFRTIISKVVEMYRPGVIVLQCGADSLAGDRLGCFNLSIDGHAECVRFVKKFNLPLLVTGGGGYTKENVARCWTVETGVLLDTELPNEIPDNEYIKYFSPDHLLRIPNGHMENLNTKSYLSTIKTQVLENLRFIQHAPGVQMQEVPPDFYIPDFDEDEQNPDERMDRHTHDKQIQRDDEYYEGDNDNDHDMDDA, via the exons ATGCGGTTCAAGGATAGGATTTCCTACTTTTATGATG GAGACGTGGGAAGTGTTTACTTTGGTCCAAATCATCCAATGAAACCACATCGACTCTGTATGACTCACCATCTTGTTCTCTCGTATGAGCTTCATAAGAAGATGGAAATTTAT CGTCCTCACAAGGCATATCCTGTGGAGCTTGCTCAGTTCCATTCAGCTGATTATGTGGAGTTTCTGCACCGAATAAATCCAGATACCCAACACTTGTTTTCTAATGAGCTGGCTAAGT ATAATCTTGGAGAGGATTGCCCTGTCTTTGAGAACTTGTTTGAATTCTGCCAAATATATGCTGGTGGAACAATAG ATGCTGCACGCAGACTAAACCATCAACTATGTGACATTGCAATAAATTGGGCAGGTGGCTTACATCATGCTAAAAAGTGCGAGGCTTCTGGGTTTTGCTACATCAATGATTTGGTTCTGGGAATACTAGAACTTCTAAAATATCATTCTCGTGTTTTGTATATTGACATAGATGTGCATCATGGTGATGGGGTAGAGGAAGCATTTTATTTCACTGACAG GGTGATGACCGTTAGCTTTCACAAGTTTGGAGACCTGTTTTTTCCTGGAACTGGTGATGTTAAG gaaataggagaaagagaaggcaAGTTTTATGCCATTAATGTCCCACTAAAGGATGGAATAGATGATGGTAGCTTCACCAGACTTTTCAGGACA ATTATCTCCAAGGTTGTTGAAATGTATCGGCCAGGTGTCATTGTTCTCCAGTGTGGAGCTGATTCATTGGCTGGAGATCGCTTAGGCTGCTTCAATCTCTCTATTGATG GTCATGCTGAATGTGTGAGATTTGTCAAGAAATTCAATTTGCCTTTGTTG GTTACTGGAGGTGGAGGTTATACCAAAGAGAATGTAGCTAGATGTTGGACTGTTGAAACGGGCGTTCTTCTGGATACAGAGCTGCCGAATG AAATCCCGGATAACGagtatatcaaatatttttctccagACCATTTGCTAAGAATTCCAAATGGGCATATG GAGAATTTAAATACGAAATCTTATCTTAGCACGATCAAAACACAAGTCTTGGAAAATCTCCGTTTCATCCAACATGCTCCAGGTGTACAAATGCAAGAG GTTCCTCCTGACTTCTATATTCCCGATTTCGATGAAGATGAGCAAAACCCTGATGAGCGCATGGACC GGCACACCCATGACAAGCAAATCCAGCGTGATGATGAATATTATGAAGGAGATAACGATAACGATCATGATATGGATGATGCCTGA
- the LOC111795883 gene encoding histone deacetylase 9 isoform X2, which translates to MLKNVHHGDGVEEAFYFTDRVMTVSFHKFGDLFFPGTGDVKEIGEREGKFYAINVPLKDGIDDGSFTRLFRTIISKVVEMYRPGVIVLQCGADSLAGDRLGCFNLSIDGHAECVRFVKKFNLPLLVTGGGGYTKENVARCWTVETGVLLDTELPNEIPDNEYIKYFSPDHLLRIPNGHMENLNTKSYLSTIKTQVLENLRFIQHAPGVQMQEVPPDFYIPDFDEDEQNPDERMDRHTHDKQIQRDDEYYEGDNDNDHDMDDA; encoded by the exons ATGCTAAAAA ATGTGCATCATGGTGATGGGGTAGAGGAAGCATTTTATTTCACTGACAG GGTGATGACCGTTAGCTTTCACAAGTTTGGAGACCTGTTTTTTCCTGGAACTGGTGATGTTAAG gaaataggagaaagagaaggcaAGTTTTATGCCATTAATGTCCCACTAAAGGATGGAATAGATGATGGTAGCTTCACCAGACTTTTCAGGACA ATTATCTCCAAGGTTGTTGAAATGTATCGGCCAGGTGTCATTGTTCTCCAGTGTGGAGCTGATTCATTGGCTGGAGATCGCTTAGGCTGCTTCAATCTCTCTATTGATG GTCATGCTGAATGTGTGAGATTTGTCAAGAAATTCAATTTGCCTTTGTTG GTTACTGGAGGTGGAGGTTATACCAAAGAGAATGTAGCTAGATGTTGGACTGTTGAAACGGGCGTTCTTCTGGATACAGAGCTGCCGAATG AAATCCCGGATAACGagtatatcaaatatttttctccagACCATTTGCTAAGAATTCCAAATGGGCATATG GAGAATTTAAATACGAAATCTTATCTTAGCACGATCAAAACACAAGTCTTGGAAAATCTCCGTTTCATCCAACATGCTCCAGGTGTACAAATGCAAGAG GTTCCTCCTGACTTCTATATTCCCGATTTCGATGAAGATGAGCAAAACCCTGATGAGCGCATGGACC GGCACACCCATGACAAGCAAATCCAGCGTGATGATGAATATTATGAAGGAGATAACGATAACGATCATGATATGGATGATGCCTGA